One Helianthus annuus cultivar XRQ/B chromosome 7, HanXRQr2.0-SUNRISE, whole genome shotgun sequence genomic region harbors:
- the LOC110924978 gene encoding putative nuclease HARBI1, whose protein sequence is MSRRLFTWIANDLAGLDPFFTQQPDARSYEGFTTLQKCTAAIHQLAYGTVADALDEYLQMSARTTREFLYRFCHNVVKLYSKKYLRKPNAYDVQQLYQAHEARHGFPGMLGSIDCMHWAWHNCPTAWRGQYTRGDHGHPTLILEAVASQDLWIWHSFFGLPGSLNDLNVLYQSAIFTDVVNGTGPDTRFIVYGVEYRRGYYLADGIYPSWSTIAKTIPYPEDEKKKKFAKRQEAARKDIERAFGVLQKKWAVLEQPARACTPKRLCLCMYACILLHNMIIEDEGRAICEYDENASYGNTVPVDPPQQDLNSFLLTNDFTHANLQQDLVEHIWNNVNVADGDGDEDEDE, encoded by the coding sequence ATGAGTCGCCGGTTATTCACATGGATTGCTAATGATTTGGCGGGGCTAGACCCGTTTTTCACGCAACAACCTGATGCTAGAAGTTATGAAGGGTTCACCACGTTACAAAAGTGTACTGCGGCCATTCACCAACTGGCATACGGGACAGTGGCCGACGCTTTGGACGAGTACTTACAAATGTCAGCAAGAACTACGCGGGAATTCTTGTATCGGTTTTGCCATAATGTGGTAAAACTGTATAGCAAAAAATATTTGCGTAAACCAAACGCGTATGATGTTCAGCAGTTGTACCAAGCTCATGAAGCACGGCACGGGTTTCCGGGAATGCTTGGTAGTATTGATTGTATGCATTGGGCGTGGCATAACTGCCCGACTGCGTGGCGCGGCCAATATACGCGAGGTGATCACGGCCATCCAACCTTGATACTTGAAGCCGTGGCATCACAAGATTTGTGGATATGGCATTCTTTCTTTGGTCTCCCTGGTTCACTCAACGACCTCAACGTGTTATACCAATCGGCGATCTTTACCGATGTCGTTAATGGAACCGGTCCGGACACCCGTTTTATAGTTTATGGGGTTGAGTATAGACGTGGCTATTATCTTGCTGACGGGATATATCCGTCTTGGTCTACAATTGCAAAGACTATTCCATATCCCGAGGacgaaaaaaagaaaaaattcgCCAAGCGTCAAGAAGCTGCAAGAAAAGACATTGAACGTGCTTTTGGTGTCTTACAAAAAAAATGGGCCGTCCTTGAACAACCGGCACGTGCGTGCACACCGAAGAGGTTGTGCCTTTGTATGTACGCTTGCATTTTGCTCCATAACATGATTATTGAAGACGAAGGTCGGGCGATTTGTGAGTATGATGAGAATGCATCTTACGGGAATACTGTCCCGGTTGATCCGCCACaacaggatttaaactcgttcTTGCTAACCAACGATTTCACCCATGCAAACCTTCAACAGGATTTGGTAGAACATATTTGGAACAACGTTAACGTCGCGGACGGTGACGGTGACGAAGACGAAGATGAGTAG